Proteins from a single region of Pseudomonas sp. 10S4:
- the ccmI gene encoding c-type cytochrome biogenesis protein CcmI yields the protein MIDFWLAAGLLLLVALSFLLIPVLRVRRAQLEEDRTALNVALYQERVAELQTQQEEGVLDAAQMDSGRAEAARELLADTEGVAAPRVSRLGKSLPLLAAIMVPVLGLGLYLHFGASDKVELTREFAQAPQSMEEMTRRLERAVAAQPDSAEGLYFLGRTYMAQDRPADAAKIFERTVNLAGRQPELLGQWAQAQYFADGKKWSDKIQALTDEALKADPKEVTSLGLLGIAAFEGERYQDAIDYWSRLLAQLPPEDNSRAALQGGITRATEKLEASGGKVVQAPATKGALLKVRVDLAADLKAKVQPGDSVFIFARATSGPPAPLAAKRLTVADLPATVELGDADAMMPQLKLSNFPEVQLVARISRAGQPTAGEWVGRSQPLASSTTAPQKLTIDSPDK from the coding sequence ATGATTGATTTCTGGCTCGCTGCAGGTCTGCTACTTCTGGTTGCCCTGAGTTTTCTGTTGATCCCGGTTTTGCGTGTCCGTCGCGCCCAGCTCGAAGAGGATCGTACCGCCCTGAACGTCGCGCTGTATCAAGAGCGCGTGGCTGAGTTGCAGACTCAGCAGGAAGAGGGTGTGCTCGATGCAGCGCAAATGGATAGCGGTCGCGCCGAAGCGGCGCGTGAGTTGCTGGCCGACACTGAAGGCGTCGCGGCGCCGCGAGTGTCTCGTCTGGGTAAATCGTTGCCGTTGCTGGCGGCGATCATGGTGCCGGTGCTGGGCCTTGGGCTCTACCTGCATTTCGGCGCCAGCGATAAGGTCGAGCTGACCCGTGAATTCGCCCAGGCGCCGCAGTCGATGGAAGAAATGACCCGTCGCCTGGAACGCGCGGTCGCTGCTCAACCGGATTCGGCGGAAGGCTTGTACTTCCTCGGTCGCACCTACATGGCTCAGGATCGTCCGGCCGATGCCGCGAAGATTTTCGAGCGCACCGTGAACCTCGCTGGTCGCCAGCCGGAACTGCTCGGGCAATGGGCGCAGGCTCAGTACTTTGCTGATGGCAAGAAGTGGTCCGACAAGATTCAGGCCCTGACCGACGAAGCGCTGAAAGCCGATCCGAAAGAAGTCACCAGCCTTGGCTTGCTCGGCATCGCCGCGTTTGAAGGCGAGCGTTATCAGGACGCCATCGACTACTGGAGTCGCCTGCTGGCGCAACTGCCACCGGAAGACAACTCCCGGGCCGCACTGCAAGGCGGGATTACCCGGGCTACCGAGAAACTCGAAGCCAGCGGCGGCAAAGTTGTCCAGGCGCCTGCCACCAAAGGAGCCTTGCTCAAGGTTCGTGTCGATCTCGCGGCCGACCTGAAAGCCAAGGTTCAACCGGGCGACAGCGTGTTCATCTTCGCCCGCGCCACCTCCGGCCCTCCGGCACCGCTGGCAGCCAAACGCCTGACCGTGGCTGACCTGCCGGCGACCGTCGAGCTGGGCGATGCCGACGCAATGATGCCGCAGTTGAAACTGTCGAACTTCCCTGAAGTCCAACTGGTTGCACGCATCTCCCGCGCCGGCCAACCGACTGCCGGCGAATGGGTCGGTCGCAGCCAGCCTCTGGCCAGCAGCACCACCGCGCCACAAAAACTGACCATCGACAGTCCGGATAAATAA
- a CDS encoding helix-turn-helix domain-containing protein: protein MSLVIHPPINLPIAREVQAAIEGQRALAAYLATQFETQRIQIFDEQNEAHSVELPTSALRLLLDILAALAEGNAVKVVPVHAELTTQEAADLLNVSRPHLIKLLESGELSYHKTGKHRRVRFADLMDYKNRRDTASEQAMTLLAEQAQALRTGYE, encoded by the coding sequence ATGTCCTTAGTCATCCATCCACCGATCAACCTGCCCATAGCCCGCGAAGTTCAGGCCGCTATTGAAGGCCAGCGCGCCCTCGCCGCCTATCTCGCGACTCAATTCGAAACCCAGCGCATCCAGATTTTCGATGAGCAGAATGAAGCTCACAGCGTCGAATTGCCCACATCAGCCCTTCGGTTACTGCTCGACATCCTGGCCGCATTGGCCGAGGGCAATGCGGTCAAGGTCGTCCCGGTTCACGCGGAACTGACCACCCAGGAAGCCGCCGACCTGCTCAACGTCTCACGTCCGCACCTGATCAAACTACTGGAGTCCGGCGAGTTGTCCTACCACAAAACCGGCAAGCACCGACGTGTGCGCTTTGCCGATTTGATGGATTATAAAAACCGGCGCGACACCGCCAGCGAGCAAGCAATGACGCTTCTCGCCGAGCAAGCACAAGCGTTAAGGACAGGATACGAGTGA
- a CDS encoding SDR family oxidoreductase, with amino-acid sequence MTRRTFLITGASKGIGRAVAEHLDRAGHRVVGIARTPDLTFPGILFPLDLSDRVLTQEVLADLARTYEFDGLVNNVGLVRALEVFGEIDLDTFDDVMRVNLHSALQATQTLLPNMRAKGWGRVVNISSLTVLGITQRTAYAAAKAALISFTRSWALELAQTGITVNAVAPGPTETELFRANNPIGSEGEARYLAGVPMGRLGQPEEIAAAIAFLLSEQSGFITGQTLFVDGGASIGKAAF; translated from the coding sequence ATGACCCGACGTACCTTTCTCATCACCGGCGCCAGCAAAGGCATCGGTCGTGCGGTGGCCGAGCATCTGGACCGTGCGGGTCATCGCGTGGTCGGGATTGCCCGCACACCGGACCTGACATTCCCCGGCATTCTGTTTCCACTGGACCTGAGCGACCGAGTACTGACCCAGGAAGTGTTGGCGGATCTGGCCAGGACGTATGAGTTCGATGGACTAGTGAACAACGTCGGTCTGGTTCGCGCGCTCGAGGTCTTCGGCGAAATCGACCTCGACACCTTCGATGACGTGATGCGGGTCAACCTGCATTCAGCCCTGCAAGCGACGCAGACACTGCTGCCAAACATGCGCGCCAAAGGCTGGGGTCGGGTGGTGAACATTTCCAGTCTGACGGTGCTCGGGATTACCCAGCGCACGGCGTATGCGGCGGCGAAAGCGGCGCTGATCAGTTTCACCCGCTCCTGGGCGCTGGAACTGGCGCAAACCGGGATCACGGTCAACGCCGTGGCCCCGGGCCCTACCGAAACCGAACTGTTCCGCGCCAACAACCCGATCGGCAGCGAAGGTGAAGCCCGCTATCTGGCCGGCGTGCCGATGGGCCGGCTGGGGCAACCGGAAGAGATCGCCGCTGCGATTGCCTTTTTGTTGTCCGAACAGAGTGGGTTCATCACCGGGCAAACGCTGTTTGTCGATGGTGGCGCTTCGATCGGCAAAGCCGCGTTCTGA
- a CDS encoding peroxiredoxin-like family protein encodes MTLQAKLDAFKADFKAGKPPYNAPAEIHPIMERATAELIASGAADKALKVGDKAPLFTLKDPDGKPVSSADLLAEGPLVLTFYRGVWCPYCNMELQALQAFLPTLQEAGANLVAISPQIAANSRKSLRTNGLAFPILSDTHNDVAEAFGLRFELPDYLIELYKNLRNDLPTFNDDPSWTLPMPARYVIGRDGVIRYAEVNPDYTQRPEPEAMLDAIRG; translated from the coding sequence ATGACCCTGCAAGCAAAACTCGATGCCTTCAAAGCCGATTTCAAGGCCGGGAAACCGCCCTACAACGCTCCGGCCGAAATCCATCCGATCATGGAGCGTGCCACCGCTGAACTGATTGCGTCCGGCGCGGCGGACAAAGCGCTGAAAGTCGGGGACAAAGCGCCGTTGTTTACCCTCAAGGATCCCGACGGCAAACCCGTGTCCTCTGCCGATCTGCTGGCCGAAGGTCCGTTGGTGCTGACGTTTTACCGTGGCGTCTGGTGCCCGTACTGCAACATGGAGCTGCAAGCCCTTCAGGCCTTCCTGCCGACCTTGCAGGAGGCCGGGGCTAACCTTGTGGCAATCTCGCCGCAAATCGCCGCCAACAGCCGCAAATCGCTGCGCACCAATGGCCTGGCGTTTCCGATTCTGAGCGACACCCACAACGACGTGGCGGAGGCCTTTGGCCTGCGTTTCGAATTGCCGGATTATTTGATCGAGTTGTACAAGAACCTGCGCAATGACCTGCCGACGTTTAACGACGATCCGTCCTGGACCCTGCCGATGCCGGCGCGTTATGTGATCGGTCGGGATGGCGTGATTCGTTACGCCGAGGTCAACCCGGATTACACTCAGCGACCAGAGCCGGAAGCGATGCTGGATGCGATTCGCGGCTGA
- a CDS encoding type II toxin-antitoxin system HicA family toxin yields MQSRLLIKELEEAGWTLDRVTGSHHIFTHRYNPYTIPVPHPKKDLPIGTVKSIRRRAGLYCPLASYAGDP; encoded by the coding sequence GTGCAAAGCAGGTTATTGATCAAGGAACTGGAGGAGGCGGGCTGGACACTGGATCGGGTCACTGGCAGTCATCACATTTTCACTCACCGTTATAACCCGTACACGATTCCCGTCCCGCACCCGAAAAAGGATTTACCGATCGGGACGGTTAAAAGCATCAGGAGGCGAGCCGGGCTGTATTGCCCGCTAGCCAGCTACGCAGGAGATCCATAA
- a CDS encoding type II toxin-antitoxin system HicB family antitoxin: MQYPICIEWGDENTAIGIQIPDIPGAVTAGDTFEDAYNAAVEIAHIMLQEMAADGEPIPMPTSAAAHRGNPEFANMGWGMLELDIAPYMGKTEKVNVTLPGYVIQRIDRYVREHNVKSRSSFLADAAMEKLVRH, translated from the coding sequence ATGCAATATCCAATCTGTATCGAGTGGGGCGACGAGAACACCGCCATCGGTATTCAGATCCCCGATATTCCAGGCGCGGTAACCGCCGGGGATACGTTTGAAGACGCCTATAACGCGGCAGTCGAGATAGCCCACATCATGCTGCAGGAGATGGCGGCTGATGGGGAGCCGATTCCAATGCCGACTTCCGCGGCCGCGCACCGCGGCAATCCCGAGTTTGCCAACATGGGCTGGGGAATGCTGGAGTTGGACATCGCGCCGTACATGGGCAAAACCGAGAAGGTCAATGTGACGCTGCCGGGGTACGTGATTCAACGCATTGACCGTTATGTGCGTGAGCACAACGTCAAAAGCCGCTCCTCCTTTCTGGCGGATGCGGCGATGGAGAAGTTGGTTCGTCACTGA
- a CDS encoding MFS transporter, which translates to MNPATQAPHSAVTMTKGMVMLFAFCCGAIVANIYYAQPIIGLIAPDIGLTSTMASFIVSLTQIGYALGLFFLVPLGDLLENRKLMIITTLVAIASLLGAAFTDQPNVFLLISLLVGFSSVSVQILIPLAAHLAPEESRGRVVGGIMGGLLLGILLARPVSSLVADHFGWRAMFIIAAALMAAISIVLALTIPKRQPDHSASYGQLLGSLWTLLRQQPVLRQRAFYQGCMFATFSLFWTAVPLELARNHGLSQTQIAIFALVGAIGAIAAPIAGRLADAGHTRKASLLALIFASLSFLPAFIHPLYSVIGLAVTGVVLDFCVQMNMVLGQRAVYALDAKSRSRLNALYMTSIFIGGAFGSSVASAVYEHGGWLWIVIVGSAFPLLALLRFLSVSKEPSLATA; encoded by the coding sequence ATGAACCCAGCGACTCAGGCGCCCCACAGCGCCGTGACAATGACCAAAGGCATGGTGATGTTGTTCGCCTTCTGCTGCGGCGCCATCGTTGCCAACATCTATTACGCCCAACCAATCATCGGCCTGATCGCACCGGACATCGGCCTGACCAGCACCATGGCCAGTTTCATCGTGTCACTGACCCAGATTGGTTATGCGCTGGGCCTGTTCTTTCTGGTGCCGCTGGGTGATCTGCTGGAAAACCGCAAGTTGATGATCATCACCACGCTGGTGGCGATTGCCAGCCTGCTGGGTGCAGCGTTCACCGATCAACCGAATGTGTTTCTGCTGATCTCGTTGCTGGTGGGCTTCAGTTCGGTGTCGGTGCAGATCCTGATTCCGTTGGCCGCACACCTGGCGCCGGAAGAGTCTCGCGGTCGAGTGGTCGGCGGGATCATGGGCGGTTTGCTGCTGGGTATTTTGTTGGCGCGTCCGGTGTCGAGCTTGGTGGCTGACCACTTCGGCTGGCGGGCGATGTTCATCATTGCGGCAGCGTTGATGGCGGCGATCAGTATCGTGCTGGCGTTGACCATTCCCAAGCGCCAGCCTGATCACAGCGCTTCTTATGGTCAGTTGCTCGGCTCGCTGTGGACGCTGTTGCGTCAACAACCAGTCTTGCGCCAGCGAGCGTTTTACCAGGGTTGCATGTTCGCCACCTTCAGCCTGTTCTGGACCGCGGTGCCGCTGGAACTGGCGCGTAACCACGGTTTGAGCCAAACCCAGATCGCGATCTTCGCCCTGGTCGGTGCCATCGGTGCCATCGCCGCACCGATTGCCGGTCGACTGGCCGACGCCGGGCACACCCGCAAAGCCTCACTGCTGGCCCTGATATTCGCCAGCCTGAGCTTCCTGCCGGCCTTCATCCACCCGCTCTACAGCGTCATCGGCCTGGCCGTCACCGGCGTGGTGCTCGACTTCTGCGTGCAGATGAACATGGTCCTGGGCCAACGCGCGGTCTACGCCCTCGACGCCAAAAGCCGCAGCCGCTTGAATGCGCTGTACATGACCAGCATCTTCATCGGCGGCGCCTTCGGTTCGTCGGTGGCCAGTGCGGTGTATGAACACGGCGGCTGGTTGTGGATCGTGATTGTCGGCAGCGCGTTTCCGCTGTTGGCGTTGTTGCGATTCTTGAGCGTTTCAAAAGAACCTTCCCTGGCAACGGCATAA
- a CDS encoding DUF5666 domain-containing protein yields the protein MNAMFRHLIRSASAITLVTLFSAGLAQADDAPGLRIGVRGEITGVNADTLKVHTKSGENVVITLTKDTKVRAVTLANIEDIKPGSYIGSAAIPQDDGTLKALEVHVFPPELAGSGDGHRPFDLAKGSSMTNGSVGDLVVSNGRTLTVNYKGGQQKILVPEDVPIVNLMPGDRTLLKVGVKIVTFVTQSADGTLTAQSISAGKDGVTPPM from the coding sequence ATGAATGCGATGTTCCGTCACCTGATTCGCAGCGCCTCAGCGATTACGCTGGTCACCTTATTCTCGGCAGGACTGGCTCAGGCGGACGACGCTCCGGGCCTGCGCATAGGCGTGCGCGGCGAGATTACCGGCGTCAATGCCGATACCCTGAAGGTTCACACCAAAAGCGGCGAAAACGTGGTCATCACCCTGACCAAGGACACCAAAGTCCGAGCCGTGACCCTGGCCAATATCGAAGACATCAAACCCGGTAGCTACATCGGCTCGGCCGCCATTCCCCAGGATGACGGCACCCTCAAGGCACTCGAAGTCCACGTCTTCCCACCGGAACTGGCGGGCAGCGGCGACGGCCATCGGCCCTTCGACCTGGCCAAGGGCAGCAGCATGACCAATGGCAGCGTTGGCGATCTGGTGGTCAGCAATGGCCGCACCTTGACCGTTAACTACAAGGGCGGCCAGCAGAAGATTCTGGTGCCGGAAGACGTGCCGATCGTCAACCTGATGCCGGGGGATCGCACTTTGTTGAAGGTTGGCGTGAAGATCGTGACGTTTGTGACCCAAAGTGCGGACGGGACGCTGACGGCTCAATCCATCTCTGCGGGTAAGGATGGCGTTACACCGCCGATGTAA
- a CDS encoding sulfate ABC transporter substrate-binding protein encodes MKKLFGASLLAAGLALTSVAQAAPTLLNVSYDVMRDFYKDYNTAFQKHWQAKHNENITLQMSFGGSSKQARSVIDGLPADVITMNMATDINALADNGKLVPDNWVTRLPNNSAPFTSATVFIVRKGNPKALKDWPDLLKDGVQVIVPNPKTSGNGRYTYLSAWGYVLKNGGDDEKAKAFVGKLFKQAPVLDTGGRAATTTFMTNQIGDVLVTFENEAEMIAREFGRDQFEVIYPSVSAEAEPPVSVVDKVVDKKGTRAAADEYLKYLWSPEGQEIAAANYLRPRDPAVLAKYTDRFPKVDFLSVEKTFGDWRTVQKTHFNDGGIFDQIYAQ; translated from the coding sequence GTGAAAAAACTCTTTGGCGCCTCACTTCTGGCCGCTGGCCTGGCATTGACCAGCGTGGCTCAGGCCGCACCGACCCTGCTCAACGTTTCCTACGACGTGATGCGCGATTTCTACAAGGACTACAACACTGCGTTCCAGAAACACTGGCAAGCCAAGCACAACGAAAACATCACCCTGCAGATGTCTTTCGGCGGCTCGAGCAAACAGGCACGTTCGGTCATCGATGGCCTGCCGGCTGACGTCATCACCATGAACATGGCCACCGACATCAACGCCTTGGCAGACAACGGCAAACTGGTTCCGGACAACTGGGTCACCCGCCTGCCAAACAACAGCGCGCCGTTCACCTCGGCCACCGTGTTCATCGTCCGCAAAGGCAACCCGAAAGCCCTGAAAGACTGGCCCGACCTGCTCAAGGACGGTGTGCAAGTGATCGTGCCGAACCCGAAAACCTCGGGCAACGGCCGCTACACCTACCTCTCGGCCTGGGGTTACGTGCTGAAGAATGGCGGCGATGACGAAAAGGCCAAAGCCTTTGTCGGCAAACTGTTCAAACAGGCGCCCGTGCTGGACACCGGCGGCCGTGCAGCCACGACGACCTTCATGACCAACCAGATCGGCGACGTGCTGGTGACCTTCGAAAACGAAGCGGAAATGATTGCCCGCGAGTTTGGCCGTGACCAGTTTGAAGTGATCTACCCAAGTGTTTCCGCCGAGGCTGAGCCGCCGGTATCTGTCGTCGATAAAGTCGTCGACAAAAAAGGCACTCGCGCCGCTGCTGACGAATACCTGAAGTACTTGTGGTCGCCGGAAGGTCAGGAGATTGCAGCGGCAAACTACCTGCGTCCGCGAGACCCGGCGGTTTTGGCCAAGTACACCGATCGTTTCCCGAAGGTTGATTTCCTTTCGGTAGAGAAGACCTTTGGTGACTGGCGCACCGTGCAGAAGACCCACTTCAATGATGGTGGGATTTTTGATCAGATTTATGCGCAGTAA
- a CDS encoding ion transporter, translating into MNGNDTWRNRLYVMIFQTDTVAGRRFDSTLLLIILASLVIVILDSIDAVHQNYADVLACIEWGFTVIFLGEYILRLYCSPKPLRYAFSFYGLVDLLAIVPGILALYYSDAQYLLIIRIIRMLRIFRVLKLSPYLKQAHYLLDALRGSKQKILVFLLGVCTLVTVFGTLMYVVEGPEHGFTSIPKGIYWAIVTLTTVGYGDIVPKTVLGQIISSMVMITGYSIIAVPTGIFTAELASAMRGEQQQHDCPVCKKNSHEPSAAFCSRCGNALFTKLE; encoded by the coding sequence ATGAACGGCAACGACACGTGGCGCAATCGCCTGTACGTGATGATTTTCCAGACCGACACGGTAGCTGGCCGGCGCTTTGACAGCACGTTGCTGCTGATCATCCTCGCCAGCCTGGTGATCGTGATCCTCGACAGCATTGACGCGGTTCATCAGAACTACGCCGACGTACTGGCGTGCATCGAGTGGGGGTTCACGGTCATCTTTCTGGGTGAGTACATCCTGCGCCTCTACTGCTCGCCCAAGCCGCTGCGTTACGCGTTCAGCTTTTACGGGCTGGTGGATTTGCTGGCGATCGTGCCCGGCATCCTCGCGTTGTACTACAGCGATGCACAGTACCTGCTGATCATCCGGATCATTCGGATGCTGCGGATTTTCCGGGTGCTCAAGCTCAGCCCCTACCTGAAACAGGCCCATTACCTGCTCGATGCCCTGCGTGGCAGCAAGCAGAAAATCCTCGTCTTCCTGCTCGGCGTCTGCACCTTGGTGACCGTGTTCGGCACCTTGATGTATGTGGTCGAAGGCCCGGAACATGGCTTCACCAGCATCCCGAAAGGCATCTACTGGGCTATCGTGACCTTGACCACCGTCGGCTACGGCGACATCGTGCCGAAAACCGTGCTGGGGCAAATCATCTCGTCGATGGTGATGATCACCGGTTACTCGATCATCGCGGTCCCGACCGGGATCTTTACCGCTGAACTGGCCAGTGCGATGCGCGGCGAACAACAGCAACACGACTGTCCGGTGTGCAAGAAAAACAGCCACGAACCCAGTGCCGCGTTTTGCTCGCGGTGTGGTAATGCGTTGTTTACAAAACTGGAATAA
- a CDS encoding urea transporter, translating to MPANHFNTHCPDWATALLNGFSQIFLQRHPLCGLLCLLAILFTAPLLLGGALLGGVAGLLTAQRRGYAKADRQAGLFSYNGVLLGLLLSLYFPWSAMLPPLIIACGGLSAMLTEQWLKRCRDHQCLPAYTAPFVGLSWMLLAFAAPQHPAPLIEMNTLNVIAASLKGLGQVMFLGHPLAGALIAAGLLIADRRGFCWALLGSLAGLGFALLHHETSSALSGLSSYNPVLAALAFSQVRRQPWLPLLGIVLAMMLTPGFAAIGLATLTAPFILACWLIRAGIRVLRGAAKDTAPCATGENNPRLR from the coding sequence ATGCCTGCCAACCACTTCAACACCCACTGCCCCGACTGGGCCACTGCCCTGCTCAACGGTTTCAGTCAGATCTTCCTCCAGCGCCATCCGCTGTGTGGCCTGCTGTGCCTGTTGGCGATTCTTTTTACCGCGCCGCTCCTGCTCGGCGGTGCGCTGCTGGGCGGGGTCGCGGGGTTGCTGACCGCGCAACGTCGCGGCTACGCCAAGGCTGATCGTCAGGCCGGGCTGTTCAGCTATAACGGCGTGTTGCTCGGCCTGTTGCTGAGCCTGTATTTCCCCTGGTCCGCCATGTTGCCGCCGCTGATCATCGCCTGCGGTGGCCTGAGTGCGATGCTCACCGAGCAATGGCTCAAGCGCTGCCGTGATCATCAGTGCCTGCCGGCCTACACCGCACCGTTCGTTGGCCTGAGCTGGATGCTGCTCGCGTTTGCTGCGCCCCAGCACCCGGCGCCGCTGATTGAAATGAACACCCTCAACGTGATCGCCGCTTCATTAAAAGGCTTGGGTCAGGTGATGTTTCTCGGGCATCCGCTGGCGGGTGCGCTGATTGCCGCAGGTTTGCTGATCGCCGACCGGCGTGGGTTTTGCTGGGCGTTGCTGGGTTCGCTGGCGGGTCTGGGCTTCGCTCTGTTGCATCACGAAACTTCCAGCGCATTGTCAGGCTTGAGCAGCTATAACCCGGTGCTAGCCGCCCTCGCCTTCAGCCAGGTCCGCCGCCAACCCTGGCTGCCGCTGCTGGGCATTGTGCTGGCGATGATGCTGACGCCGGGTTTCGCCGCGATAGGCCTGGCCACGCTGACCGCGCCGTTCATCCTCGCTTGCTGGCTGATCCGTGCCGGCATTCGCGTACTGCGTGGGGCCGCCAAAGACACTGCGCCTTGCGCTACCGGGGAGAATAACCCTAGGCTGCGCTGA
- the pyk gene encoding pyruvate kinase: MTPDKKVKILATLGPATDGIDDIRELVQAGVNIFRLNFSHGDHADHAQRYQWIREVERQLNYPLGILMDLQGPKLRVGKFAGGKVQLHRGQALRLDLDPTPGDERRVNLPHPEIIAALEPGMDLLLDDGKLRLRVVTKYSDAIDTTVLNGGELSDRKGVNVPQAVLDLSPLTAKDRRDLSFGLELGVDWVALSFVQRPEDIQEARALIGDKAFLMAKIEKPSAVTQLREIAELSDAIMVARGDLGVEVPAESVPQIQKNIITVCRELGKPVVVATQMLESMRFSPAPTRAEVTDVANAVAEGADAVMLSAETASGEYPLEAVQMMSKIIRQVENGPDYQAQLDVSRPKAEATVSDAISCAIRRISNVLPVAVLVNYSESGTSSLRAARERPTVPILNLTPNLQTARRLTVAWGVHSVVNDRLRQVDEVCSTALEIAQAQGMAKRGDTLLITAGVPFGQPGSTNSLRIETLI; the protein is encoded by the coding sequence ATGACGCCTGATAAAAAGGTCAAAATCCTCGCCACCCTCGGCCCTGCCACCGACGGGATCGATGACATCCGCGAACTGGTGCAGGCCGGGGTCAATATCTTCCGGCTGAATTTCAGCCACGGCGATCACGCTGACCATGCCCAGCGCTATCAGTGGATTCGTGAAGTCGAGCGCCAACTGAATTACCCGCTCGGGATTCTGATGGACCTGCAAGGCCCGAAACTGCGGGTCGGCAAGTTTGCCGGCGGCAAGGTGCAACTGCATCGCGGCCAGGCCCTGCGCCTGGACCTCGACCCGACCCCGGGCGACGAACGCCGGGTCAACCTGCCGCACCCGGAAATCATCGCTGCGCTGGAGCCGGGCATGGACCTGCTGCTGGACGACGGCAAGTTGCGTCTGCGCGTAGTCACCAAGTACTCCGACGCGATCGACACCACCGTGCTCAATGGCGGAGAACTGTCAGATCGTAAAGGCGTGAACGTGCCGCAAGCGGTGCTCGACCTCAGCCCGCTGACCGCCAAGGATCGTCGCGATTTGAGCTTCGGTCTGGAGCTGGGCGTGGACTGGGTCGCGCTGTCGTTCGTGCAGCGTCCGGAAGACATTCAAGAAGCCCGCGCGTTGATCGGTGACAAAGCGTTTTTGATGGCCAAGATCGAGAAACCGTCGGCGGTCACGCAACTGCGGGAAATCGCCGAATTGAGCGACGCGATCATGGTGGCTCGCGGTGATTTGGGCGTGGAAGTGCCGGCCGAGAGCGTGCCGCAGATTCAGAAGAACATCATCACCGTTTGCCGCGAACTCGGTAAGCCGGTGGTCGTAGCGACCCAGATGCTGGAGTCGATGCGCTTCTCCCCGGCGCCGACTCGCGCCGAGGTGACTGACGTTGCCAACGCCGTGGCTGAAGGTGCGGATGCGGTGATGCTGTCGGCAGAAACCGCATCCGGCGAATACCCGCTGGAAGCCGTGCAGATGATGAGCAAGATCATTCGCCAGGTGGAAAATGGTCCGGACTATCAGGCGCAACTGGACGTGAGCCGACCTAAGGCTGAAGCGACTGTTTCCGATGCGATCAGCTGCGCGATCCGGCGCATCAGTAACGTGCTGCCGGTGGCGGTGCTGGTGAACTACAGCGAGTCCGGGACGTCGAGCCTGCGTGCCGCGCGGGAACGGCCGACCGTGCCGATCCTGAACCTGACGCCCAACCTGCAAACCGCTCGCCGCCTGACCGTGGCGTGGGGCGTGCACTCGGTGGTCAATGATCGGCTGCGCCAAGTGGATGAAGTCTGCTCGACGGCGCTGGAGATTGCGCAGGCGCAAGGCATGGCCAAGCGTGGCGACACGTTGTTGATCACCGCGGGCGTGCCGTTTGGGCAGCCGGGGTCGACTAACTCTTTGCGCATCGAGACTCTGATCTAA